GCGGTAAACTTTGTTCTCTTCGTACTTATCACGGTTCAAGAACAATTCCATCTGAGCCAACACTTGATTCGTGAAGCTGTTCGACATCACGAAGCTTGGGTGACCCGTTGCACAGCCCAAGTTCACCAAGCGGCCTTTCGCCAATACGATGATTTGGTTGCCGTTTTTCAATGTGTGGATATCAACCTGAGGTTTGATCTCACGCATTTTTGAATTCTTATTCAACCAAGCCATATCGATTTCAATATCGAAGTGACCGATGTTACAAACAATCGCGTTATTTTTCATTTTCGCGAAGTGTTTGTCAGTCACGATGTCGCAGCAGCCAGTTGCTGTGACAAAGATATCAGCGATTGGAGTCGCCTCTTCCATTGTTGTCACTTCGAAACCTTCCATAGAAGCTTGCAAAGCACAGATTGGATCGATTTCAGTGACGAGTACGCGAGCGCCGAAGTTACGCATAGAGTGAGCGCAACCTTTACCTACGTCACCGTAACCCGCAACAACCACGACTTTACCCGCGATCATTGTGTCTGTTGCACGCTTGATACCGTCTGCCAAAGACTCACGGCAGCCGTACAAGTTGTCGAATTTAGATTTTGTCACAGAGTCATTGATGTTGATCGCAGGAACTTTGAGTTTCCCCTGCTTCACCATCTGCTCAAGATTGTGAACACCTGTCGTTGTCTCTTCAGAGATCCCGATGATGTTTTTCATTTCTTTTGCAAAACGTGGCTCGTGCATCATGTTTGTGAGGTCACCGCCGTCGTCGAGGATCATGTTGTAGCCTTCTTTGCCCCAGCCAGTGATCGTTTG
The sequence above is drawn from the Bdellovibrionales bacterium genome and encodes:
- a CDS encoding adenosylhomocysteinase: MVCKEAMDNPKVFAELARWGREEISIAETEMPGLMALRKEYGKQKPLKGARIAGCLHMTIQTAVLIETLVELGAEIRWSSCNIFSTQDHAAVAIAAAGIPVFAWKGETEQEFNWCIEQTITGWGKEGYNMILDDGGDLTNMMHEPRFAKEMKNIIGISEETTTGVHNLEQMVKQGKLKVPAININDSVTKSKFDNLYGCRESLADGIKRATDTMIAGKVVVVAGYGDVGKGCAHSMRNFGARVLVTEIDPICALQASMEGFEVTTMEEATPIADIFVTATGCCDIVTDKHFAKMKNNAIVCNIGHFDIEIDMAWLNKNSKMREIKPQVDIHTLKNGNQIIVLAKGRLVNLGCATGHPSFVMSNSFTNQVLAQMELFLNRDKYEENKVYRLPKHLDEKVAALHLGKLGVKLTKLSSKQAKYLHLDAEGPFKPEHYRY